A region from the Cytobacillus sp. IB215665 genome encodes:
- a CDS encoding twin-arginine translocase TatA/TatE family subunit: protein MMEVRPINIGIGSLILILVIALVIFGPNKLPQLGKAAGETLREFKRAAQDIANENNKKK, encoded by the coding sequence ATGATGGAGGTGAGACCAATTAACATAGGAATAGGAAGTCTTATATTAATTTTAGTGATCGCACTCGTTATCTTTGGTCCAAATAAGCTTCCTCAATTAGGAAAAGCTGCTGGAGAAACACTTAGAGAATTTAAGAGAGCGGCACAAGACATTGCAAATGAAAATAATAAAAAGAAGTAA